From a single Serratia surfactantfaciens genomic region:
- the pcnB gene encoding polynucleotide adenylyltransferase PcnB: MFTRVANFCRKVLTRDDKLPRDDAAAGDKNVVREERAAAPSRPAPQPRAADNGSSAPARRSTPRKRPPFPLAESNDSMTVIPREQHSISRKDISENALKVLYRLNKSGYEAYLVGGGVRDLLLGKKPKDFDITTNATPEQVRKLFRNCRLVGRRFRLAHVMFGPEIIEVATFRGHHEQNQESDKNSSQQAQNGMLLRDNIFGSIEEDAQRRDFTINSLYYGVADFTLRDYVGGLNDLKQGVIRLIGDPETRYREDPVRMLRAVRFAAKLDMRISEETAEPIPRLASLLHEIPPARLFEESLKLLQAGYGFQTYLKLCEYQLFQPLFPLIARNFTPNHDTPMERILVQVLKNTDHRLQNDMRVNPAFLFAAMLWYPLLEHAQKLAQESGLAYYDAFALAMNDVLDEQCRSLAIPKRITTLVRDIWQLQLRLSRRQGKRAHKLMEHPKFRAAYDLLALRAEVEDNQEMLRLAEWWGEFQDATPARQKAMLSTLGDDPAPRRARQRRPRRRAPRKEGA; encoded by the coding sequence ATTTTTACCCGAGTAGCCAACTTCTGTCGTAAGGTACTGACCCGCGATGACAAGCTGCCCCGCGACGACGCGGCGGCCGGCGATAAAAACGTAGTCCGCGAAGAGCGTGCCGCGGCGCCAAGCCGCCCTGCGCCGCAGCCGCGCGCCGCCGATAACGGCAGCAGCGCCCCTGCCCGCCGCTCAACGCCGCGCAAGCGTCCGCCTTTCCCCCTCGCCGAGAGCAACGACTCGATGACCGTGATCCCGCGCGAACAGCACTCGATTTCCCGCAAAGACATCAGCGAGAATGCGCTGAAAGTGCTTTATCGCCTGAACAAGTCCGGCTACGAGGCCTATCTGGTCGGCGGCGGCGTACGCGATCTGTTGCTCGGCAAAAAGCCGAAAGACTTCGACATCACCACCAACGCCACGCCGGAGCAAGTGCGCAAGCTGTTCCGCAACTGCCGCCTGGTCGGTCGCCGTTTCCGCCTGGCGCACGTGATGTTCGGGCCGGAGATCATCGAAGTGGCTACTTTCCGCGGCCACCACGAACAAAATCAGGAATCCGACAAGAACTCCTCCCAGCAGGCGCAAAACGGCATGCTGCTGCGCGACAACATCTTCGGCTCGATCGAGGAAGACGCCCAGCGCCGTGATTTCACCATCAACAGCCTGTACTACGGCGTGGCGGATTTCACCCTGCGCGATTACGTCGGCGGCCTGAACGACCTGAAACAAGGCGTGATTCGCCTGATCGGCGATCCGGAAACCCGCTACCGCGAAGATCCGGTGCGCATGCTGCGCGCGGTGCGCTTCGCCGCCAAACTGGATATGCGCATCAGCGAAGAAACCGCCGAGCCGATCCCTCGTCTGGCCTCGCTGCTGCATGAGATCCCACCGGCGCGTCTGTTCGAAGAATCCCTCAAGCTGCTGCAGGCGGGTTACGGTTTCCAGACCTACCTGAAGCTGTGCGAATACCAGCTGTTCCAACCGCTGTTCCCGCTGATCGCCCGAAACTTTACGCCGAACCACGATACGCCGATGGAACGCATTCTGGTGCAGGTGCTGAAAAACACCGATCATCGTCTGCAGAACGACATGCGCGTCAATCCGGCGTTCCTGTTCGCCGCCATGCTGTGGTACCCGCTGCTGGAGCACGCGCAGAAGCTGGCGCAGGAAAGCGGCCTGGCCTATTACGACGCCTTCGCTCTGGCGATGAACGACGTGCTCGACGAGCAGTGCCGCTCGTTGGCCATCCCGAAACGCATCACCACGCTGGTGCGCGATATCTGGCAGCTGCAGCTGCGCCTGTCCCGCCGCCAGGGCAAACGCGCGCACAAACTGATGGAGCATCCGAAATTCCGCGCAGCCTATGATTTGCTGGCGCTGCGCGCGGAAGTGGAAGACAATCAGGAAATGTTGCGTCTGGCCGAGTGGTGGGGCGAATTCCAGGACGCCACGCCGGCGCGGCAGAAAGCCATGCTGAGCACCCTGGGTGACGATCCGGCGCCGCGCCGCGCGCGTCAACGCCGCCCTCGCCGCCGGGCACCGCGTAAAGAAGGGGCATAA
- the folK gene encoding 2-amino-4-hydroxy-6-hydroxymethyldihydropteridine diphosphokinase, with amino-acid sequence MIRVYIALGSNLAQPLQQVKAALEALEHLPRTRLVTCSSFYRTKPLGPQNQPDFLNAVVALDTLLPPEQLLDHTQAIERNQGRVRKDERWGPRTLDLDIMLYGDKVIHTERLTVPHYGLKEREFMLYPLAEIAPDLIFPDGEPLASCLKRVPENGMALWHQPKPKS; translated from the coding sequence ATGATCCGCGTTTATATCGCGCTGGGCAGCAACCTGGCGCAGCCGCTGCAACAGGTTAAAGCCGCACTGGAGGCGCTGGAGCATCTCCCGCGCACCCGGTTGGTCACCTGTTCTTCGTTTTACCGCACCAAGCCGCTGGGGCCGCAAAACCAGCCGGACTTTCTCAATGCGGTGGTGGCACTGGATACCCTGTTGCCGCCCGAACAGCTGCTCGACCATACCCAGGCGATAGAACGCAATCAGGGGCGCGTGCGCAAGGACGAACGCTGGGGGCCACGCACGCTCGATCTGGACATCATGCTGTACGGCGACAAGGTGATCCATACCGAGCGTCTGACGGTGCCGCATTACGGCCTGAAAGAGCGCGAATTCATGCTCTACCCGCTGGCGGAAATCGCCCCTGACCTGATTTTCCCCGATGGCGAACCGCTCGCCAGCTGCCTCAAGCGCGTGCCGGAAAACGGCATGGCGCTGTGGCATCAGCCCAAACCGAAGTCCTGA
- the qseC gene encoding quorum sensing histidine kinase QseC, protein MKRLSLRLRLILIFSLLALLTWSTASVVAWVMSRNTINEVFDTQQMLFAKRLATANLGDLLADESARSLPKTKKLVHHGKRGEQDDDALAFAIFDRQGKMLLNDGENGADFLFDEEREGFTDGERKGDDDSWRLLWLTSPDGRYRIVVGQEWDYRRDMALGMVTGQLVPWLVTLPVLMLLIALMVGRELRPLRAVAAGLRRRAPDDETPLDARQVPTEVRPLVDALNALFARINALLVRERRFTSDAAHELRSPLAALRVQTEVVQLAGDDAPMREHALDNLTVGIDRATRLVDQLLTLSRLDSLSDLAELAPVDWNELVTMTLAEQDKQAHAAGVTLRYEQQGTPPARQGQTLLLSLLLRNLLDNAVRYTPKGGVVTVTLSERSLTVEDDGPGVTTEHLARLGERFYRPPGQEQTGSGLGLSIVQRIAGLHGLQVSFANRPAGGFVARLAL, encoded by the coding sequence GTGAAGCGTCTCAGCCTGCGGCTGCGTCTGATCCTGATCTTCAGCCTGTTGGCGCTGCTGACCTGGAGCACCGCCAGCGTGGTGGCCTGGGTGATGTCGCGCAACACCATCAACGAAGTGTTCGACACCCAACAGATGCTGTTCGCCAAACGGCTGGCGACCGCCAACCTTGGCGATCTGCTGGCCGATGAAAGCGCGCGCAGCCTGCCGAAAACCAAGAAGCTGGTGCACCACGGCAAGCGTGGCGAGCAGGACGACGACGCGCTGGCGTTCGCCATCTTCGATCGCCAGGGCAAGATGCTGCTCAACGACGGCGAGAACGGCGCCGACTTCCTGTTTGACGAAGAGCGAGAAGGTTTTACCGACGGCGAGCGCAAAGGTGATGACGACAGCTGGCGTCTGCTGTGGCTGACCAGCCCGGATGGTCGTTACCGTATCGTGGTTGGTCAGGAATGGGATTACCGGCGCGATATGGCGCTGGGCATGGTGACCGGCCAGCTGGTGCCCTGGCTGGTGACGCTGCCGGTGCTGATGCTGCTGATCGCGCTGATGGTAGGGCGCGAGCTGCGGCCGCTGCGCGCGGTGGCGGCCGGTTTGCGCCGGCGCGCACCCGATGACGAGACGCCGCTGGACGCGCGCCAGGTGCCGACCGAGGTGCGTCCGCTGGTGGATGCGCTCAATGCGCTGTTCGCCCGCATCAACGCTTTGCTGGTGCGGGAACGGCGCTTCACCTCCGATGCCGCGCACGAGCTGCGTAGCCCGCTGGCGGCGCTGCGGGTGCAGACCGAAGTGGTGCAGTTGGCGGGGGACGATGCGCCGATGCGCGAGCATGCGCTGGACAATTTGACGGTGGGCATCGATCGCGCCACCCGGCTGGTGGATCAACTGCTCACGCTGTCGCGGCTGGATTCGCTGTCGGATTTGGCCGAGCTGGCGCCGGTCGACTGGAACGAACTGGTGACGATGACCCTGGCGGAACAGGATAAGCAGGCTCATGCGGCGGGCGTGACGCTGCGTTATGAACAGCAGGGAACGCCGCCGGCGCGTCAGGGCCAGACCTTACTGCTGTCGCTGCTATTGCGCAACTTGCTGGACAACGCGGTGCGCTACACCCCGAAGGGCGGCGTGGTCACCGTGACATTGAGCGAACGCTCGCTGACGGTGGAGGACGACGGTCCGGGGGTGACCACGGAGCATCTGGCGCGGCTGGGAGAACGCTTCTATCGCCCGCCGGGGCAGGAACAAACCGGCAGCGGGCTGGGATTATCGATCGTACAGCGCATCGCCGGGCTGCATGGTTTGCAGGTCAGCTTCGCCAATCGCCCGGCGGGCGGGTTCGTTGCGCGGCTGGCGCTGTAG